A stretch of Electrophorus electricus isolate fEleEle1 chromosome 3, fEleEle1.pri, whole genome shotgun sequence DNA encodes these proteins:
- the epha2a gene encoding ephrin type-A receptor 2a isoform X2: MDYRRVQIFFLFFYLFINNVFNVIQSKEHMLLDMKASGGELGWLTLPNEEGWEIVQTVVNGSLLYTYSVCNVASDSEQDNWLRTTFIQRPVEASRVSVELRFVVRDCNTFGGTSPTCRETFGLYLSETDTDVGTNFRKGQFRKIATVAPNEVTANRGGGRPSVRVNVETRSIGLLSRRGFYLAFQDMGACVALLGVRVFYTTCPATLRSLASFPERVTAGTLAEVEGTCVKNAVVASQAAPRMYCTADGEWVVPVGQCHCRAGYQAVGQTCRACEAGFYKSTDSSEPCQVCPANTQISGPGALLCPCMEGFYRAATEPDSTPCSGPPGPPEELTYTPLLAGSLQLTWRPPDNTGGRSDITYSVGCERCDGAQCVPCEGRVRFEPRKVPLENPEVTVSELEPLVNYTFTVEASNGVSQFSHDRASASLVAVLQFTDPPKVTFLRVMDRTPTSLSLSWAVDHRMLLHHTPLYELMYRIKEDQGEQDVTTYTVLKLEKNSVQVSDLLPGTSYLFRVQTLTPEGHPSSNSAEYEFETLPLAESQTQSSSMIVMGAIAGGGVMLLVVVVILLLHKRRLNSNIRQRTGGNYFSCPEKCQPLKMYVDPHTYEDPCTAVLKFASEIHPNYITKQKVIGAGEFGEVFRGVLRLPGRNEVAVAIKTLKPGYTEKQRQDFLSEASIMGQFSHHNIIRLEGVVTKYKHAMIITEYMENGALDQYLRDHDGEFSSYQLVGMLSGIAAGMKYLSDMNYVHRDLAARNILVNGSLECKVSDFGLSRVLEDYPEGTYTTTGGKIPIRWTAPESIAYRKFTSGSDVWSFGIVMWEVMAFGERPYWDMSNHEVMKAINEGFRLPAPMDCPSAVYQLMLQCWMQERCKRPRFSDIVSLLDKLQSSPDSLANIANIDLRVSIRLPSTSGNDGGPFRSVDEWLESMKMGQYKQTFAHAGITSMEQVLLLKTEDIKKIGVHLPGHQKRMAYSILGLQEPTGPMDVFAV; this comes from the exons ATGGATTACCGTCGTGTAcagattttctttctgttcttttatttatttattaacaatgtatttaatgtaattcAATCCAAGGAAC ACATGCTGCTTGATATGAAGGCATCTGGAGGAGAACTAGGGTGGCTGACCCTACCTAATGAAGAAGGG tgGGAAATAGTCCAGACAGTGGTGAATGGCTCGCTCCTTTacacttacagtgtgtgtaatgtagctAGTGACTCTGAGCAGGACAACTGGCTTCGCACCACCTTCATCCAACGCCCTGTGGAGGCCTCGCGCGTCTCAGTGGAGCTGCGTTTTGTCGTACGTGATTGCAACACCTTTGGTGGCACCTCCCCCACCTGCCGTGAGACATTTGGCCTCTACCTGTCTGAAACCGACACGGATGTGGGCACGAACTTCCGTAAGGGTCAATTCCGGAAGATCGCCACAGTGGCCCCTAATGAGGTGACAGCGAACCGGGGAGGCGGGCGGCCGTCTGTGCGCGTGAATGTGGAGACCCGGAGCATCGGCCTGCTCTCCAGACGAGGCTTTTACTTGGCCTTCCAAGACATGGGGGCCTGTGTGGCTCTCCTTGGAGTGAGAGTCTTCTACACCACATGCCCAGCCACACTGCGCAGCCTGGCCTCTTTCCCAGAGAGAGTGACTGCAGGGACCCTGGCTGAGGTGGAGGGCACTTGCGTAAAGAATGCTGTGGTAGCCAGTCAGGCAGCTCCTCGTATGTACTGCACCGCCGACGGAGAGTGGGTCGTGCCCGTGGGACAGTGTCACTGCAGAGCTGGCTACCAGGCTGTGGGCCAGACCTGCAGAG CATGTGAAGCAGGCTTCTACAAGAGCACTGATTCCAGCGAGCCATGCCAAGTCTGTCCAGCCAACACCCAGATCTCAGGGCCCGGGGCCCTCCTGTGTCCTTGCATGGAGGGCTTCTACCGAGCAGCCACAGAACCTGACTCTACTCCCTGCTCAG GTCCACCAGGTCCCCCAGAAGAGCTGACATACACGCCTCTCCTCGCTGGGAGCTTACAACTGACCTGGAGACCCCCAGATAACACTGGCGGCAGAAGTGACATCACCTACAGTGTGGGGTGTGAGCGTTGTGACGGTGCCCAGTGTGTGCCATGTGAAGGGAGGGTGCGGTTTGAGCCCAGAAAGGTGCCTCTGGAGAACCCAGAGGTGACTGTCAGTGAGTTGGAGCCTCTTGTGAACTACACGTTCACAGTGGAAGCCTCAAATGGAGTGTCCCAGTTCAGCCATGACAGAGCCAGTGCCAGCCTTGTTGCTGTGCTACAATTCACTG ACCCTCCCAAGGTTACGTTCCTCAGAGTAATGGACCGAACGCCTACTAGTCTGTCACTGTCCTGGGCTGTGGATCACCGCATGCTCTTGCACCACACTCCTCTCTATGAGCTGATGTACCGCATTAAG GAGGATCAGGGAGAGCAGGACGTCACCACATACACCGTTCTGAAACTGGAGAAGAACTCTGTCCAGGTTAGCGACCTCTTGCCAGGCACTTCGTATTTGTTTCGTGTTCAGACCCTAACACCAGAGGGCCATCCCAGCAGTAACAGTGCAGAGTACGAGTTTGAGACATTGCCTTTgg CTGAATCACAAACTCAGAGCAGCTCCATGATTGTCATGGGAGCCATCGCTGGAGGTGGAGTTATGTTGCTTGTTGTGGTGGTTATTTTACTTCTCCACAAAAG GAGGTTAAATTCAAACATTCGACAAAGAACAGGAGGCAATTACTTTTCCTGTCCAG AAAAATGTCAGCCTCTGAAGATGTATGTAGACCCACACACTTATGAGGACCCCTGCACAGCTGTTCTCAAATTTGCCAGTGAGATTCACCcaaattacattacaaagcAGAAAGTCATCGGGGCAG GAGAGTTTGGTGAAGTGTTCCGCGGTGTGCTGAGGTTGCCCGGGCGCAATGAGGTTGCCGTAGCGATAAAGACCCTGAAGCCGGGCTACACGGAGAAGCAGCGGCAGGACTTCCTGAGTGAAGCCAGCATCATGGGCCAGTTCTCCCACCACAACATCATACGTCTGGAGGGAGTTGTCACTAAAT ATAAACATGCCATGATTATCACTGAGTACATGGAGAATGGGGCTCTGGATCAGTATCTGCGG GATCATGATGGGGAGTTTTCCTCCTACCAGCTGGTGGGCATGCTCAGTGGTATAGCAGCGGGGATGAAGTATCTCTCAGATATGAACTATGTGCACAGAGATCTTGCTGCACGGAACATCCTTGTCAATGGCAGCTTGGAGTGTAAGGTGTCCGACTTTGGCCTGTCTCGTGTGCTGGAAGACTATCCAGAGGGCACTTACACGACCACT GGTGGAAAAATTCCTATTCGCTGGACGGCACCAGAGTCTATAGCGTACAGAAAGTTTACCTCAGGCAGTGATGTATGGAGTTTTGGTATAGTCATGTGGGAAGTGATGGCATTTGGAGAAAGACCCTATTGGGACATGAGCAACCATGAG GTAATGAAGGCCATAAACGAAGGGTTCCGGCTGCCGGCGCCAATGGACTGCCCTTCGGCCGTCTACCAGCTGATGCTGCAATGCTGGATGCAGGAGCGCTGCAAGCGGCCGCGCTTTAGTGATATTGTTAGCTTGCTGGACAAGCTCCAGAGTAGCCCCGATTCCCTTGCCAACATCGCCAACATCGACCTGCG GGTGTCTATTCGCCTGCCTAGTACTAGTGGAAACGATGGTGGCCCATTCAGGTCCGTAGATGAATGGTTGGAGTCTATGAAGATGGGACAGTATAAGCAAACCTTTGCCCATGCAGGAATCACATCTATGGAGCAGGTGTTGCTCTTGAAGACAGA GGATATCAAGAAGATTGGTGTGCACTTACCAGGTCACCAGAAAAGAATGGCTTATAGCATTCTGGGTCTGCAAGAGCCCACTGGTCCCATGGATGTGTTTGCAGTGTGA
- the epha2a gene encoding ephrin type-A receptor 2a isoform X1, translating into MEKTNEREGERETKHCSPVRTVRRGMCRQHMLLDMKASGGELGWLTLPNEEGWEIVQTVVNGSLLYTYSVCNVASDSEQDNWLRTTFIQRPVEASRVSVELRFVVRDCNTFGGTSPTCRETFGLYLSETDTDVGTNFRKGQFRKIATVAPNEVTANRGGGRPSVRVNVETRSIGLLSRRGFYLAFQDMGACVALLGVRVFYTTCPATLRSLASFPERVTAGTLAEVEGTCVKNAVVASQAAPRMYCTADGEWVVPVGQCHCRAGYQAVGQTCRACEAGFYKSTDSSEPCQVCPANTQISGPGALLCPCMEGFYRAATEPDSTPCSGPPGPPEELTYTPLLAGSLQLTWRPPDNTGGRSDITYSVGCERCDGAQCVPCEGRVRFEPRKVPLENPEVTVSELEPLVNYTFTVEASNGVSQFSHDRASASLVAVLQFTDPPKVTFLRVMDRTPTSLSLSWAVDHRMLLHHTPLYELMYRIKEDQGEQDVTTYTVLKLEKNSVQVSDLLPGTSYLFRVQTLTPEGHPSSNSAEYEFETLPLAESQTQSSSMIVMGAIAGGGVMLLVVVVILLLHKRRLNSNIRQRTGGNYFSCPEKCQPLKMYVDPHTYEDPCTAVLKFASEIHPNYITKQKVIGAGEFGEVFRGVLRLPGRNEVAVAIKTLKPGYTEKQRQDFLSEASIMGQFSHHNIIRLEGVVTKYKHAMIITEYMENGALDQYLRDHDGEFSSYQLVGMLSGIAAGMKYLSDMNYVHRDLAARNILVNGSLECKVSDFGLSRVLEDYPEGTYTTTGGKIPIRWTAPESIAYRKFTSGSDVWSFGIVMWEVMAFGERPYWDMSNHEVMKAINEGFRLPAPMDCPSAVYQLMLQCWMQERCKRPRFSDIVSLLDKLQSSPDSLANIANIDLRVSIRLPSTSGNDGGPFRSVDEWLESMKMGQYKQTFAHAGITSMEQVLLLKTEDIKKIGVHLPGHQKRMAYSILGLQEPTGPMDVFAV; encoded by the exons ACATGCTGCTTGATATGAAGGCATCTGGAGGAGAACTAGGGTGGCTGACCCTACCTAATGAAGAAGGG tgGGAAATAGTCCAGACAGTGGTGAATGGCTCGCTCCTTTacacttacagtgtgtgtaatgtagctAGTGACTCTGAGCAGGACAACTGGCTTCGCACCACCTTCATCCAACGCCCTGTGGAGGCCTCGCGCGTCTCAGTGGAGCTGCGTTTTGTCGTACGTGATTGCAACACCTTTGGTGGCACCTCCCCCACCTGCCGTGAGACATTTGGCCTCTACCTGTCTGAAACCGACACGGATGTGGGCACGAACTTCCGTAAGGGTCAATTCCGGAAGATCGCCACAGTGGCCCCTAATGAGGTGACAGCGAACCGGGGAGGCGGGCGGCCGTCTGTGCGCGTGAATGTGGAGACCCGGAGCATCGGCCTGCTCTCCAGACGAGGCTTTTACTTGGCCTTCCAAGACATGGGGGCCTGTGTGGCTCTCCTTGGAGTGAGAGTCTTCTACACCACATGCCCAGCCACACTGCGCAGCCTGGCCTCTTTCCCAGAGAGAGTGACTGCAGGGACCCTGGCTGAGGTGGAGGGCACTTGCGTAAAGAATGCTGTGGTAGCCAGTCAGGCAGCTCCTCGTATGTACTGCACCGCCGACGGAGAGTGGGTCGTGCCCGTGGGACAGTGTCACTGCAGAGCTGGCTACCAGGCTGTGGGCCAGACCTGCAGAG CATGTGAAGCAGGCTTCTACAAGAGCACTGATTCCAGCGAGCCATGCCAAGTCTGTCCAGCCAACACCCAGATCTCAGGGCCCGGGGCCCTCCTGTGTCCTTGCATGGAGGGCTTCTACCGAGCAGCCACAGAACCTGACTCTACTCCCTGCTCAG GTCCACCAGGTCCCCCAGAAGAGCTGACATACACGCCTCTCCTCGCTGGGAGCTTACAACTGACCTGGAGACCCCCAGATAACACTGGCGGCAGAAGTGACATCACCTACAGTGTGGGGTGTGAGCGTTGTGACGGTGCCCAGTGTGTGCCATGTGAAGGGAGGGTGCGGTTTGAGCCCAGAAAGGTGCCTCTGGAGAACCCAGAGGTGACTGTCAGTGAGTTGGAGCCTCTTGTGAACTACACGTTCACAGTGGAAGCCTCAAATGGAGTGTCCCAGTTCAGCCATGACAGAGCCAGTGCCAGCCTTGTTGCTGTGCTACAATTCACTG ACCCTCCCAAGGTTACGTTCCTCAGAGTAATGGACCGAACGCCTACTAGTCTGTCACTGTCCTGGGCTGTGGATCACCGCATGCTCTTGCACCACACTCCTCTCTATGAGCTGATGTACCGCATTAAG GAGGATCAGGGAGAGCAGGACGTCACCACATACACCGTTCTGAAACTGGAGAAGAACTCTGTCCAGGTTAGCGACCTCTTGCCAGGCACTTCGTATTTGTTTCGTGTTCAGACCCTAACACCAGAGGGCCATCCCAGCAGTAACAGTGCAGAGTACGAGTTTGAGACATTGCCTTTgg CTGAATCACAAACTCAGAGCAGCTCCATGATTGTCATGGGAGCCATCGCTGGAGGTGGAGTTATGTTGCTTGTTGTGGTGGTTATTTTACTTCTCCACAAAAG GAGGTTAAATTCAAACATTCGACAAAGAACAGGAGGCAATTACTTTTCCTGTCCAG AAAAATGTCAGCCTCTGAAGATGTATGTAGACCCACACACTTATGAGGACCCCTGCACAGCTGTTCTCAAATTTGCCAGTGAGATTCACCcaaattacattacaaagcAGAAAGTCATCGGGGCAG GAGAGTTTGGTGAAGTGTTCCGCGGTGTGCTGAGGTTGCCCGGGCGCAATGAGGTTGCCGTAGCGATAAAGACCCTGAAGCCGGGCTACACGGAGAAGCAGCGGCAGGACTTCCTGAGTGAAGCCAGCATCATGGGCCAGTTCTCCCACCACAACATCATACGTCTGGAGGGAGTTGTCACTAAAT ATAAACATGCCATGATTATCACTGAGTACATGGAGAATGGGGCTCTGGATCAGTATCTGCGG GATCATGATGGGGAGTTTTCCTCCTACCAGCTGGTGGGCATGCTCAGTGGTATAGCAGCGGGGATGAAGTATCTCTCAGATATGAACTATGTGCACAGAGATCTTGCTGCACGGAACATCCTTGTCAATGGCAGCTTGGAGTGTAAGGTGTCCGACTTTGGCCTGTCTCGTGTGCTGGAAGACTATCCAGAGGGCACTTACACGACCACT GGTGGAAAAATTCCTATTCGCTGGACGGCACCAGAGTCTATAGCGTACAGAAAGTTTACCTCAGGCAGTGATGTATGGAGTTTTGGTATAGTCATGTGGGAAGTGATGGCATTTGGAGAAAGACCCTATTGGGACATGAGCAACCATGAG GTAATGAAGGCCATAAACGAAGGGTTCCGGCTGCCGGCGCCAATGGACTGCCCTTCGGCCGTCTACCAGCTGATGCTGCAATGCTGGATGCAGGAGCGCTGCAAGCGGCCGCGCTTTAGTGATATTGTTAGCTTGCTGGACAAGCTCCAGAGTAGCCCCGATTCCCTTGCCAACATCGCCAACATCGACCTGCG GGTGTCTATTCGCCTGCCTAGTACTAGTGGAAACGATGGTGGCCCATTCAGGTCCGTAGATGAATGGTTGGAGTCTATGAAGATGGGACAGTATAAGCAAACCTTTGCCCATGCAGGAATCACATCTATGGAGCAGGTGTTGCTCTTGAAGACAGA GGATATCAAGAAGATTGGTGTGCACTTACCAGGTCACCAGAAAAGAATGGCTTATAGCATTCTGGGTCTGCAAGAGCCCACTGGTCCCATGGATGTGTTTGCAGTGTGA